A section of the Engystomops pustulosus chromosome 3, aEngPut4.maternal, whole genome shotgun sequence genome encodes:
- the LOC140121027 gene encoding putative deoxyribonuclease tatdn3-A isoform X2 gives MAGGYVDCHCHMTAEEFSQGGVQALVSVTEHAGELESLLHLSERYPHYIMPCFGVHPIQSKADGYRSVTLQDLEAALQQFGKIKDHLVGIGEIGLDFTPWLTPTAKEREEQLKVFQAQLDVAKQMDLPVNVHSRSAGRQTIAFLKEQGADKVLMHNFAGRPSAALEGVHAGYFFSFPPAVANNDQREKLIRQIPLENICLETDSPALGPNREERNIPSNIFISCEYIARVKGLSPAKVCEVTAHNAFRLFPKMRHKLNE, from the exons ATGGCCGGGGGTTATGTGGACTGTCACTGCCATATGACAGCCGAGGAGTTCTCTCAG GGAGGGGTCCAGGCTCTTGTGTCGGTGACAGAACACGCGGGGGAGCTGGAAAGTCTTCTACATCTTTCAGAGAG GTACCCCCATTATATCATGCCATGCTTCGGAGTACATCCTATCCAGAGTAAAGCGGACGGCTATCGCAGTGTCACATTGCAG GACCTGGAAGCCGCACTTCAACAGTTTGGAAAGATTAAAGACCATCTTGTCGGAATAGGAGAA ATTGGATTAGATTTCACCCCCTGGCTCACCCCTACAGCCAAGGAGAGAGAAGAGCAGCTAAAGGTCTTCCAGGCACAGCTGGACGTCGCCAAACAAATGGACTTACCAGT aaatgtccatTCTCGATCAGCTGGAAGACAAACTATAGCTTTCCTTAAGGAACAAG GTGCTGATAAAGTCTTAATGCACAATTTTGCTGGCCGCCCCTCCGCCGCTCTGGAAGGAGTGCACGCCGGATACTTCTTCTCCTTCCCTCCCGCTGTCGCTAATAACGATCAG AGAGAGAAATTGATCAGACAGATCCCGTTGGAGAATATCTGCTTAGAGACGGACTCACCAGCTCTCGGCCCTAACAGGGAG GAAAGGAATATACCATCCAATATCTTTATCTCCTGTGAATACATCGCTCGTGTGAAGGGCCTATCACCGGCCAAAGTCTGTGAGGTGACTGCACACAATGCCTTCCGGCTCTTTCCAAAGATGCGCCACAAGCTGAATGAATAA
- the LOC140121027 gene encoding putative deoxyribonuclease tatdn3-A isoform X1, with protein sequence MAGGYVDCHCHMTAEEFSQDIADILERSRKGGVQALVSVTEHAGELESLLHLSERYPHYIMPCFGVHPIQSKADGYRSVTLQDLEAALQQFGKIKDHLVGIGEIGLDFTPWLTPTAKEREEQLKVFQAQLDVAKQMDLPVNVHSRSAGRQTIAFLKEQGADKVLMHNFAGRPSAALEGVHAGYFFSFPPAVANNDQREKLIRQIPLENICLETDSPALGPNREERNIPSNIFISCEYIARVKGLSPAKVCEVTAHNAFRLFPKMRHKLNE encoded by the exons ATGGCCGGGGGTTATGTGGACTGTCACTGCCATATGACAGCCGAGGAGTTCTCTCAG GACATAGCGGATATTCTGGAAAGGTCAAGAAAA GGAGGGGTCCAGGCTCTTGTGTCGGTGACAGAACACGCGGGGGAGCTGGAAAGTCTTCTACATCTTTCAGAGAG GTACCCCCATTATATCATGCCATGCTTCGGAGTACATCCTATCCAGAGTAAAGCGGACGGCTATCGCAGTGTCACATTGCAG GACCTGGAAGCCGCACTTCAACAGTTTGGAAAGATTAAAGACCATCTTGTCGGAATAGGAGAA ATTGGATTAGATTTCACCCCCTGGCTCACCCCTACAGCCAAGGAGAGAGAAGAGCAGCTAAAGGTCTTCCAGGCACAGCTGGACGTCGCCAAACAAATGGACTTACCAGT aaatgtccatTCTCGATCAGCTGGAAGACAAACTATAGCTTTCCTTAAGGAACAAG GTGCTGATAAAGTCTTAATGCACAATTTTGCTGGCCGCCCCTCCGCCGCTCTGGAAGGAGTGCACGCCGGATACTTCTTCTCCTTCCCTCCCGCTGTCGCTAATAACGATCAG AGAGAGAAATTGATCAGACAGATCCCGTTGGAGAATATCTGCTTAGAGACGGACTCACCAGCTCTCGGCCCTAACAGGGAG GAAAGGAATATACCATCCAATATCTTTATCTCCTGTGAATACATCGCTCGTGTGAAGGGCCTATCACCGGCCAAAGTCTGTGAGGTGACTGCACACAATGCCTTCCGGCTCTTTCCAAAGATGCGCCACAAGCTGAATGAATAA
- the LOC140121029 gene encoding putative deoxyribonuclease TATDN3 isoform X1: MRMRIGAVAFMDWSKGFVDCHCHLSAAEFCHDIEHVLDEAKAVGVQALVAVAEHSEEFDKVIHLAKRYPELVFPCLGVHPVQASPAEQQRSATLKDLEDALPLIEQYKDNLVAIGEVGLDFTPRIASTDEQKEEQRQVFIRQIQLAKQLGLPLNVHSRSAGRPTINLLKEQGAEHVLLHAFDGKPSVAMEGVKAGFFFSIPPSIIRSEQKQRLVKQLPLENICLETDSPALGPEKQIRNEPKNIRYAAEYIAKVKGISMEEVIHVTSKNALRLFPKMLQIVHK, from the exons ATGCGCATGCGCATTGGGGCCGTAGCATTCATGGACTGGAGCAAAGGGTTTGTGGATTGTCACTGTCATCTGTCTGCCGCAGAGTTCTGCCAT GACATTGAACATGTCTTGGATGAAGCCAAAGCG GTCGGTGTCCAGGCCCTTGTAGCTGTCGCAGAACACTCGGAAGAGTTTGATAAAGTGATTCATCTAGCTAAACG GTATCCGGAGCTGGTTTTTCCATGTCTTGGAGTGCACCCAGTACAAGCATCACCGGCAGAACAACAACGCAGCGCCACACTGAAG gacTTAGAAGATGCCCTACCATTGATAGAACAGTACAAAGATAACCTGGTGGCTATTGGCgag GTTGGTTTGGATTTTACGCCACGGATAGCGAGCACAGACGAACAGAAAGAAGAGCAGCGTCAGGTGTTCATCAGGCAGATACAACTGGCCAAGCAGCTGGGGCTGCcgct AAATGTTCACTCACGTTCAGCTGGAAGACCAACTATAAACCTCTTAAAGGAACAAG GCGCTGAGCATGTCCTACTCCATGCATTTGATGGGAAGCCATCAGTGGCTATGGAAGGTGTCAAAGCTGGATTCTTCTTTTCTATTCCCCCTTCTATTATCAGGAGCGAGCAG AAGCAGAGACTGGTGAAGCAGTTGCCTCTAGAGAACATATGTTTGGAAACTGACTCCCCTGCTCTAGGACCAGAAAAGCAG ATCAGAAATGAACCTAAGAACATAAGATACGCTGCAGAGTACATTGCCAAGGTCAAAGGAATCTCCATGGAAGAAGTTATCCATGTAACTTCTAAGAACGCCTTAAGACTGTtcccaaaaatgttgcaaattgtaCATAAATAA
- the LOC140121029 gene encoding putative deoxyribonuclease tatdn3-B isoform X2 codes for MRMRIGAVAFMDWSKGFVDCHCHLSAAEFCHDIEHVLDEAKAVGVQALVAVAEHSEEFDKVIHLAKRYPELVFPCLGVHPVQASPAEQQRSATLKDLEDALPLIEQYKDNLVAIGEVGLDFTPRIASTDEQKEEQRQVFIRQIQLAKQLGLPLNVHSRSAGRPTINLLKEQGAEHVLLHAFDGKPSVAMEGVKAGFFFSIPPSIIRSEQQRLVKQLPLENICLETDSPALGPEKQIRNEPKNIRYAAEYIAKVKGISMEEVIHVTSKNALRLFPKMLQIVHK; via the exons ATGCGCATGCGCATTGGGGCCGTAGCATTCATGGACTGGAGCAAAGGGTTTGTGGATTGTCACTGTCATCTGTCTGCCGCAGAGTTCTGCCAT GACATTGAACATGTCTTGGATGAAGCCAAAGCG GTCGGTGTCCAGGCCCTTGTAGCTGTCGCAGAACACTCGGAAGAGTTTGATAAAGTGATTCATCTAGCTAAACG GTATCCGGAGCTGGTTTTTCCATGTCTTGGAGTGCACCCAGTACAAGCATCACCGGCAGAACAACAACGCAGCGCCACACTGAAG gacTTAGAAGATGCCCTACCATTGATAGAACAGTACAAAGATAACCTGGTGGCTATTGGCgag GTTGGTTTGGATTTTACGCCACGGATAGCGAGCACAGACGAACAGAAAGAAGAGCAGCGTCAGGTGTTCATCAGGCAGATACAACTGGCCAAGCAGCTGGGGCTGCcgct AAATGTTCACTCACGTTCAGCTGGAAGACCAACTATAAACCTCTTAAAGGAACAAG GCGCTGAGCATGTCCTACTCCATGCATTTGATGGGAAGCCATCAGTGGCTATGGAAGGTGTCAAAGCTGGATTCTTCTTTTCTATTCCCCCTTCTATTATCAGGAGCGAGCAG CAGAGACTGGTGAAGCAGTTGCCTCTAGAGAACATATGTTTGGAAACTGACTCCCCTGCTCTAGGACCAGAAAAGCAG ATCAGAAATGAACCTAAGAACATAAGATACGCTGCAGAGTACATTGCCAAGGTCAAAGGAATCTCCATGGAAGAAGTTATCCATGTAACTTCTAAGAACGCCTTAAGACTGTtcccaaaaatgttgcaaattgtaCATAAATAA
- the NSL1 gene encoding kinetochore-associated protein NSL1 homolog, whose amino-acid sequence MAANVDSPKRRSLRLQKGSSDHVPPEARGPQGPQSRTSGPRTRLSGGKRNDPGSGGGSSEKRPQRSSRGQKAEDDGSRAGAKAGNVGPSGATAEVQLPGGATCPQKATAAPDGRSIRTRRSRELPQDNGKPSPSVVNKVKTDAADAGSSQVSGKKGQENMGKTNNMTSEVTLSSILSSEKAEPSIVKTRTDVEEAGPSAVDKVGSRDQEAGPSGVDKVCSSDQAGPSGVDKVGSRDQAGPSGVDKVGSSDQAGPSGVDKVASSHKARPVGVDSRENAGPSGHKNPISSVSSPSKRFACGSKSPVRNADQGTMDPAPPRDSRVRCTSKQLLQEVLGMCAGFSKEILESQKYLNPEQKELEHKNVIWNFETTFQDNISINGESWHEAPDAASEPDIKILEDQLDDAIVETAMKRKRHPRKILGHFVKGLKVEREILDHYKPVVEPKKLKLDSTSEARMAELTSTTASISQQIKETMKSLPAQLEKAEGFSQVLNLQPMLQGSRIRQDIFSSHVVLKDMAKTVPTVLETTPGESEPAANVAPVRVMKRRQSPSVQNNLYPLRSKRKISLEG is encoded by the exons atggcggcAAATGTTGACAGCCCGAAACGGAGAAGTTTACGGTTGCAGAAAGGCAGTAGTGACCATGTACCGCCTGAGGCCCGGGGCCCTCAGGGGCCACAGAGTCGAACATCAGGCCCCAGAACTCGGCTCTCTGGAGGGAAACGGAATGATCCGGGGTCTGGAGGAGGCAGCTCTGAGAAGAGACCCCAGAGGAGCTCCAGGGGGCAGAAAGCAGAGGATGATGGCAGCAGAGCAGGAGCTAAGGCTGGGAATGTGGGGCCCTCAGGGGCCACAGCGGAGGTCCAGCTACCAGGAGGAGCCACATGTCCCCAAAAGGCGACTGCGGCCCCTGATGGGCGATCCATAAGGACGAGGAGAAGTCGAGAGCTTCCACAAGACAACGGAAAGCCGAGCCCATCCGTG gTTAACAAAGTAAAAACTGATGCAGCAGATGCGGGGTCCTCCCAGGTCAGCGGAAAGAAAGGTCAAGAAAATATGGGAAAAACTAACAATATGACCAGTGAAGTAACGCTGTCCTCCATCTTGAGCAGTGAGAAAGCTGAACCCTCTATAGTGAAGACAAGGACTGATGTAGAAGAGGCTGGACCCTCAGCTGTGGACAAAGTGGGTAGCCGTGACCAAGAAGCCGGGCCCTCAGGTGTGGACAAAGTGTGCAGCAGTGACCAAGCCGGACCCTCAGGTGTGGACAAAGTGGGTAGCCGTGACCAAGCCGGGCCCTCGGGTGTGGACAAAGTGGGCAGCAGTGACCAAGCCGGGCCCTCAGGAGTGGACAAAGTGGCCAGCAGTCACAAAGCCAGGCCCGTGGGTGTGGACAGCAGGGAGAATGCCGGGCCCTCAGGTCATAAGAACCCGATCTCTTCTGTATCAAGTCCTTCAAAGCGCTTTGCTTGTGGCAGCAAGAGCCCTGTAAGAAATGCAGACCAGGGAACAATGGATCCTGCTCCCCCAAGAGACAGCAGGGTGCGCTGCACCTCCAAGCAATTGTTACAGGAGGTCCTGGGGATGTGCGCTGGATTCAGCAAAGAAATTTTGGAAAGTCAAAAGTACTTGAACCCAGAGCAAAAGGAACTGGAGCACAAGAATGTCATCTGG aACTTTGAGACGACTTTTCAAGATAACATCAGCATTAATGGAGAGTCTTGGCACGAAGCCCCCGACGCTGCCTCTG AACCGGATATCAAAATTCTTGAGGACCAGCTGGATGACGCCATTGTAGAGACTGCCATGAAAAGGAAGCGACACCCCAGAAAAATCCTCGGCCACTTTGTAAAAGGGCTGAAGGTTGAGCGGGAAATATTG GATCACTACAAGCCGGTGGTGGAACCAAAGAAGCTGAAGCTTGACTCCACATCCG AAGCGCGAATGGCCGAGCTAACTTCTACCACTGCCTCCATCTCTCAGCAGATTAAAGAAACCATGAAG TCACTCCCGGCACAGCTAGAAAAAGCGGAAGGATTCTCTCAAGTTCTCAACCTCCAGCCAATGTTGCAGGGATCGCGGATAAGACAAGACATCTTTTCTAGTCACGTAGTATTAAAGGACATGGCAAAGACTGTACCCACAGTGTTAGAGACCACCCCAGGGGAAAGTGAGCCTGCGGCCAATGTTGCACCAGTGCGGGTCATGAAGAGGCGGCAGAGCCCATCAGTCCAGAATAACTTGTATCCCCTGAGGTCAAAGAGGAAGATAAGTCTGGAAGGATGA